One segment of Panicum virgatum strain AP13 chromosome 3K, P.virgatum_v5, whole genome shotgun sequence DNA contains the following:
- the LOC120700703 gene encoding zinc finger and BTB domain-containing protein 4-like yields MTSAKENVPLAPQPLPRQTSNARPPPPRRPKVAKGATEPASGGGVLKCTCFRLPSRSKKKPPPPPPPPALKISSASRRSTVAPDDVPRASASQSQRVTFRASASLATWWPASPSAAASAGAGWSAAPPRRASSASSAPRLNAAAGAGAPRASSSSFSHWRRSLSPRVMPHGGRASFSFPASPASASSSCMSTPKIPQGWQKQG; encoded by the coding sequence ATGACCTCTGCCAAAGAAAATGTTCCTCTGGCGCCCCAGCCACTGCCTCGGCAAACCAGCAACGCGCGTCCcccaccgccgcggcggcctaAGGTGGCGAAAGGCGCCACCGAGCcggcgtcgggcggcggcgtcctcaAGTGCACGTGCTTCCGCCTGCCCAGCCGCTCCAAgaagaagccgccgccgccgccgccgccgcctgcgctgaAGATCAGCAGCGCCAGCCGCAGGAGCACGGTGGCGCCCGATGACGTGCCTCGGGCCTCAGCGTCCCAGTCCCAGCGCGTCACCTTCCGGGCCTCGGCGTCCCTCGCCACGTGGTGGCCGGCGTCCCCGTCCGCCGCGGCCTCTGCCGGCGCCGGCtggagcgccgcgccgccgaggagggcatcgtcggcgtcgtcggcaCCTCGGCTgaacgccgcggccggcgccggcgccccgaGGGCATCGTCCTCGTCCTTCTCGCACTGGCGCCGGTCGCTGTCGCCCCGGGTGATGCCGCACGGCGGGCGCGCGTCCTTCTCCTTCCCCGCGTCGCCGGCGTCCGCGTCGTCCAGCTGCATGAGCACGCCCAAGATACCGCAGGGCTGGCAGAAGCAGGGGTAG
- the LOC120698252 gene encoding metacaspase-4-like, translating to MGEKRAVLVGINYPGTKAELKGCHNDVARMRRCLVERFGFDESGIRVLVDDGGSGPQPTGANIRRELQRLVGDAGTGDLLFFHYSGHGTRLPAETGQDDDTGYDECIVPCDMNLITDQDFTELVRKVPEGCLFTIVSDSCHSGGLLDKTKEQIGHSTKQNQAERSDSGSGSSGFRSFLKGAVRDAFESQGIHLPRRRGHRQSDDGDDGDEEPRYIDTADAHVKNRSLPLSTLIEMLKEKTGKDDIDVGSLRLTLFDLFGDDASPKIKKFMKVMLSKLQQGQHGGVVGFMGALAQELLKAKLDGKQEQLEAAAMEQEVQSEQEVYAGTTARVPSNGILISGCQTDQTSADATTSKGSYGALSNAIQAILAEHGTVTNMELVTKASKMLSRQGYTQQPGLYCSDEHASVAFIC from the exons ATGGGGGAGAAGCGCGCGGTGCTGGTGGGGATCAACTACCCGGGCACCAAGGCGGAGCTCAAGGGCTGCCACAACGACGTCGCCCGCATGCGCCGCTGCCTCGTCGAGCGCTTCGGCTTCGACGAGTCCGGCATCCGCGTCCTCGTCGACGACGGCGGCTCCGGGCCGCAGCCCACGGGGGCCAACATCCGGCGGGAGCTCCAGCGCCTCGTCGGGGACGCGGGGACCGGGGACCTGCTCTTCTTCCACTACAGCGGGCACGGCACGCGGCTGCCCGCCGAGACCGGCCAGGACGATGACACCGGGTACGACGAGTGCATCGTGCCCTGCGACATGAACCTTATCACAG ACCAAGATTTCACGGAGCTTGTGCGAAAAGTCCCCGAGGGATGTCTATTCACCATAGTATCTGATTCGTGCCACAGCGGTGGACTACTTGACAAAACCAAGGAGCAGATTGGGCACAGCACCAAGCAGAACCAGGCCGAGCGGTCTGATTCCGGTTCCGGTAGCAGCGGCTTCCGTTCATTCCTCAAAGGGGCTGTCCGGGACGCGTTCGAGTCCCAGGGAATCCACTtgccccgccgccgtggccaccggCAGAGCGATGACGGGGACGATGGTGACGAGGAGCCCCGCTACATCGACACAGCAGATGCCCATGTCAAGAACCGGTCGCTACCTCTCTCGACATTGATCGAGATGCTCAAGGAGAAGACCGGCAAGGACGACATCGATGTGGGCTCGCTCCGGCTGACGCTCTTCGACCTCTTCGGAGACGACGCGAGCCCCAAGATCAAGAAGTTCATGAAGGTCATGCTGAGCAAGCTCCAGCAGGGCCAGCACGGCGGCGTCGTGGGCTTCATGGGCGCCCTGGCGCAGGAACTCCTGAAGGCGAAGCTGGACGGGAAGCAGGAGcagctcgaggcggcggccatggagcagGAGGTGCAGAGCGAGCAGGAGGTGTACGCGGGGACGACGGCCAGGGTGCcgagcaacggcatcctgatcAGCGGGTGCCAGACCGACCAGACCTCCGCCGACGCGACCACGTCCAAGGGCTCCTACGGCGCGCTCAGCAACGCCATCCAGGCCATCCTCGCGGAGCACGGGACGGTGACGAACATGGAGCTCGTGACGAAAGCTAGCAAGATGCTGTCGAGGCAGGGGTACACCCAGCAGCCTGGCCTTTACTGCAGCGACGAGCACGCCAGTGTGGCTTTCATATGCTGA